In one Arachis duranensis cultivar V14167 chromosome 9, aradu.V14167.gnm2.J7QH, whole genome shotgun sequence genomic region, the following are encoded:
- the LOC107464238 gene encoding uncharacterized protein LOC107464238 — MVRADASVSIKVLLNATATHFGFRPTYRRLDESRAYFHRLFWTFPPCIEAFRHCKPLVSIDGTHLYDKYGGTLLVAIAQDGNSNILPVAFALVEGENAESWSFFLSHLREHVTPQPGLLVISDRYNGIKAVLEAPDGGWLPSSAYRGKDARRLLVNAAYAKTEVEFHYWFDILRSEDPAMCDWANRIEYSLWTQHCDEGRRFRHMTTNISECVNSILKGVRNLPVCSLMKATYGKLAELFVRKGREAEAQMGTRQQFS, encoded by the exons ATGGTTAGGGCTGATGCATCTGTCAGCATCAAGGTGCTCCTAAATGCCACCGCCACACACTTTGGGTTTAGGCCGACTTACAGGAGG TTGGACGAGTCTCGAGCTTATTTTCACAGACTATTCTGGACATTTCCACCTTGTATCGAGGCATTCCGTCATTGCAAGCCCCTAGTTAGTATTGACGGCACCCATCTGTATGACAAGTATGGGGGAACTTTGCTTGTCGCGATTGCACAGGACGGGAACTCCAACATACTCCCTGTTGCATTCGCATTAGTCGAGGGAGAGAATGCTGAGTCGTggtccttctttctctctcaccTGCGTGAGCATGTGACACCACAGCCGGGTCTGTTGGTTATCTCGGACAGGTATAACGGCATCAAGGCCGTGCTTGAGGCTCCTGACGGAGGCTGGTTACCTTCGTCTGCATACCGG GGCAAAGACGCAAGGAGGCTACTTGTGAATGCGGCGTACGCTAAGACCGAGGTTGAGTTCCATTACTGGTTTGATATTCTTAGGTCCGAAGACCCGGCAATGTGTGACTGGGCGAACCGGATTGAGTATTCGTTGTGGACACAGCATTGTGATGAGGGGCGTAGATTCAGACACATGACGACGAATATATCTGAGTGTGTGAACTCGATCCTCAAGGGTGTCAGAAACCTTCCTGTGTGCTCGCTAATGAAGGCAACATACGGAAAGTTGGCGGAATTATTTGTTCGCAAAGGGAGAGAGGCTGAGGCGCAGATGGGAACCAGACAACAATTTAGTTAG